In the Muricauda sp. MAR_2010_75 genome, one interval contains:
- the ybeY gene encoding rRNA maturation RNase YbeY — MIEFHFKSDLVLKDTANYSDWISRILDSEEYQLGQLDYVFCSDEFLLQLNKQYLNHDTFTDIITFDYSNGKTISGDIFISSERVKENAETFGVDFKNELLRVMSHGVLHLMGYGDKSNAQKEVMRTKEEEKIKMFHVEP, encoded by the coding sequence ATGATTGAGTTTCATTTTAAGTCTGATTTGGTATTAAAGGACACAGCCAATTACTCCGATTGGATTAGTAGAATTTTAGATTCAGAGGAGTATCAGTTGGGGCAGTTAGACTATGTTTTTTGTTCTGATGAATTTCTTTTGCAGCTCAATAAGCAGTACCTAAATCATGACACCTTTACAGATATTATTACGTTTGATTATTCAAACGGGAAGACCATTTCGGGTGACATTTTTATTTCATCGGAACGGGTTAAGGAGAACGCTGAAACCTTTGGGGTTGATTTTAAAAACGAACTGTTAAGGGTGATGAGCCACGGTGTTTTGCACCTGATGGGGTATGGAGATAAATCAAACGCACAGAAGGAAGTGATGCGCACAAAAGAGGAAGAAAAAATTAAAATGTTCCACGTGGAACCATAG
- the mnmG gene encoding tRNA uridine-5-carboxymethylaminomethyl(34) synthesis enzyme MnmG codes for MFEKEYDVIVVGGGHAGAEATAAAANMGSKTLLVTMNLQTIGQMSCNPAMGGIAKGQIVREIDALGGYSGIITDKSAIQFKMLNKSKGPAMWSPRAQNDRMRFAEEWRLALENTPNADFYQEMVSGLLVEGDKVVGVRTSLGIDIRSKAVVLTNGTFLNGLIHIGEKQFGGGRAGEKAATGITEQLVDFGFDSGRMKTGTPPRVDGRSLDYSVMIPQPGDAKPEKFSYLQTPVLTTQRDCHMTHTSALVHDLLREGFDRSPMFNGRIKSIGPRYCPSIEDKINRFADKDSHQIFVEPEGWHTVEVYVNGFSTSLPEDVQYRALKSVKGFENVKFFRPGYAIEYDYFPPTQLKHTLETKLVNNLYFAGQINGTTGYEEAASQGLMAGINAHLKINEKEPFVLRRDEAYIGVLIDDLITKGTEEPYRMFTSRAEYRTLLRQDNADLRLTPKGYAIGLAKEERMRRMEKKQEKAESFVSFFRKTSFDPEEINPILESLDSATVRQSDKLFKVFSRPKVTMDHMLQLNSVSEFVEENELNSEVMEQAEIEVKYSGYIEKEKNNADKLQRLEGVRIPDGFDYAKLKSLSFEAREKLESIRPVTISQASRISGVSPSDISVLLVYLGR; via the coding sequence ATGTTTGAAAAGGAATATGATGTTATTGTAGTTGGAGGAGGCCATGCTGGCGCGGAGGCAACTGCCGCAGCGGCAAACATGGGCTCAAAAACACTGTTGGTTACAATGAACCTGCAGACCATTGGACAGATGTCCTGTAATCCTGCTATGGGCGGAATAGCCAAAGGGCAAATAGTTCGTGAGATTGATGCACTTGGAGGATATAGCGGAATCATTACCGACAAGTCAGCCATTCAGTTTAAGATGCTCAACAAGTCAAAGGGACCTGCCATGTGGAGCCCAAGGGCACAGAATGATCGTATGCGTTTTGCTGAGGAATGGCGGTTGGCTTTGGAGAATACACCCAATGCGGATTTTTATCAGGAAATGGTTTCCGGGTTGTTGGTTGAAGGTGACAAGGTTGTTGGAGTACGAACTTCTCTTGGCATTGATATTAGGTCAAAGGCTGTTGTTTTAACAAATGGCACTTTTTTGAATGGCTTGATCCATATCGGAGAAAAACAATTTGGAGGAGGTAGAGCAGGGGAAAAAGCCGCTACTGGAATCACCGAACAGTTGGTTGATTTTGGTTTTGATAGCGGCAGGATGAAGACCGGTACACCACCACGAGTTGATGGGAGGTCTTTGGACTATTCTGTTATGATTCCACAACCCGGTGACGCCAAACCCGAAAAGTTTTCTTATTTGCAGACCCCAGTTTTGACAACTCAGCGTGACTGCCATATGACCCACACAAGTGCTTTGGTTCATGATTTATTGCGCGAAGGTTTTGATCGTTCACCGATGTTCAATGGGAGAATTAAAAGTATTGGGCCGCGCTATTGCCCATCAATTGAGGATAAAATAAACCGTTTTGCGGATAAGGATTCGCACCAAATTTTTGTGGAACCAGAGGGCTGGCACACCGTTGAAGTTTACGTAAATGGATTCTCAACCTCTTTACCGGAGGATGTTCAATACAGGGCTTTAAAATCTGTAAAAGGATTTGAAAACGTCAAATTTTTTAGACCAGGCTATGCCATCGAATACGATTATTTTCCACCTACACAATTAAAGCATACCCTCGAAACCAAATTGGTCAACAACCTATATTTTGCCGGTCAAATCAATGGGACCACAGGATACGAAGAAGCTGCCTCCCAAGGATTAATGGCGGGTATCAACGCTCATTTAAAAATCAATGAAAAGGAACCTTTTGTGCTGAGAAGGGATGAGGCTTATATTGGGGTTTTAATTGATGATTTAATTACCAAAGGAACCGAGGAGCCATACCGTATGTTTACTTCAAGGGCTGAATATAGAACCCTGCTTCGTCAAGACAATGCAGATTTACGACTTACACCGAAAGGTTATGCCATTGGTTTGGCCAAGGAAGAACGTATGCGTAGAATGGAGAAGAAACAGGAAAAGGCCGAGAGTTTTGTTTCATTTTTTAGAAAGACAAGTTTTGATCCAGAAGAAATCAATCCTATTTTAGAGTCTTTGGATTCGGCAACAGTTCGTCAATCCGATAAACTTTTCAAGGTCTTTTCACGGCCAAAAGTAACCATGGATCACATGCTTCAGTTAAACTCAGTTTCGGAGTTTGTGGAAGAAAATGAGCTGAATTCTGAAGTGATGGAACAAGCCGAAATAGAGGTGAAGTATTCAGGTTACATTGAAAAGGAGAAGAACAATGCAGATAAACTTCAGCGCTTGGAAGGTGTTCGAATTCCAGATGGTTTTGATTATGCCAAGCTCAAATCCCTTTCTTTTGAAGCACGCGAGAAGTTGGAATCCATCCGCCCCGTAACCATATCCCAGGCATCACGAATTAGTGGTGTTTCTCCTTCTGATATTAGTGTTCTTTTGGTCTATTTAGGTAGATAA
- a CDS encoding class I SAM-dependent methyltransferase encodes MKLYLKTKDYSVSGESFELWQDDVLDMLATRPQPEDSSPYYESEEYISHTDAKESFTDKLYQAVKRKNLSNKIQLIESQLDSSESLLDIGAGTGDFLLSARKVGFYVVGVEPNAKARELAAGKGVELKAELQDIINQKFQVITLWHVLEHLPNLEEQINRIVSLLKDDGTLIVAVPNFKSYDAKHYGSHWAGYDVPRHLWHFSRTAIAKLFDKHKMEVVSIRPMWFDAFYVSMLSEKYKGNKLYLITAFFVGLWSNLKGIFTKEYSSLIYVLKRRK; translated from the coding sequence ATGAAGTTGTATTTAAAAACTAAAGACTATTCTGTTTCGGGTGAATCTTTTGAATTATGGCAAGATGATGTTTTGGACATGTTGGCGACACGGCCACAACCGGAAGACTCATCACCCTATTATGAAAGTGAAGAATACATTTCACATACAGATGCCAAAGAATCCTTTACAGATAAACTCTATCAGGCCGTAAAGCGAAAAAACCTTTCAAATAAGATTCAACTAATTGAAAGTCAATTAGATAGCTCTGAATCTTTATTGGATATCGGAGCTGGAACCGGGGATTTTCTGCTGAGCGCCCGGAAAGTGGGGTTTTATGTGGTGGGTGTAGAACCCAATGCTAAGGCAAGGGAACTTGCAGCAGGTAAAGGAGTGGAATTGAAAGCGGAATTGCAAGACATAATAAATCAAAAGTTTCAGGTAATCACCCTTTGGCACGTTTTGGAACATCTTCCCAATTTGGAGGAACAGATCAATAGAATAGTTTCCTTGTTGAAAGATGACGGGACATTGATTGTTGCTGTTCCTAATTTCAAGTCGTATGATGCCAAACATTATGGAAGTCATTGGGCAGGATACGATGTGCCCAGACACCTGTGGCATTTTTCCAGAACAGCCATAGCCAAACTTTTTGATAAACATAAAATGGAAGTTGTTTCAATTCGGCCTATGTGGTTTGATGCGTTTTATGTTTCCATGCTCTCCGAAAAATACAAAGGGAATAAATTGTATTTGATCACTGCTTTTTTTGTCGGATTGTGGTCCAACCTTAAAGGAATCTTCACCAAAGAGTATTCTTCCTTGATTTATGTTCTAAAACGAAGGAAATAG
- a CDS encoding OmpH family outer membrane protein, giving the protein MKKFMVLAIALIAMACQQNKIGYVDSVKLLDGYQEKIDVEARFKTKADAMTKRRDSISQAFQMELQAFQTKAERMSQQNAQEEYGQLQQRGQFIGQQLQQEEQQLQQTSQSEMDTLVKKVKKEIQEYGKANGYTYILGGGDGGAVLYGEEAQNLTDVILKILNDKYEK; this is encoded by the coding sequence ATGAAAAAATTTATGGTACTCGCTATTGCCCTGATTGCAATGGCATGTCAGCAGAATAAGATTGGATATGTGGACAGTGTAAAGTTGCTGGACGGCTATCAAGAGAAAATTGATGTGGAAGCCCGCTTCAAGACCAAGGCAGACGCCATGACCAAAAGGAGGGACAGTATTTCACAAGCGTTCCAAATGGAGCTACAGGCCTTCCAGACCAAGGCAGAAAGAATGTCCCAACAGAATGCCCAGGAAGAATATGGGCAATTGCAGCAACGCGGCCAGTTTATCGGTCAGCAATTGCAACAAGAAGAACAACAATTGCAACAGACCAGTCAATCTGAAATGGACACCTTGGTGAAAAAGGTAAAAAAAGAAATCCAGGAATACGGCAAGGCAAATGGCTACACTTATATTTTGGGTGGCGGAGATGGTGGTGCCGTGCTGTATGGAGAGGAAGCCCAAAACCTCACAGATGTAATTCTAAAGATATTGAACGACAAGTACGAGAAGTAA